In Lentilactobacillus sp. SPB1-3, the sequence TAGGCACTAGCTTCGACCCCATTAATTGACCTCCAAGGATACATAGCACCACCCTTGAAGCCAAATTGAGTAGATTGCTGTTCCGCAACACTCAGAGTTTCATATCGATACATCAAAATCTTTTTGGCTAATTCCGGATTGGTGTAAATGAAAAATGGCAACATAAAAATCTCAGTGTCCCAGAAATAATGCCCACCATAACCATTTCCAGACAATCCTTTGGCAGGAATGCTAGTGTGTGAATCTTTACCAGCTGATTGATACAACTCAAATAAATTAAATCTCAAACTTAGTTGCACTTCGGGATCGCCATCAATCTCCACATCACTATGTAGCCAAAAAGTTTGCCATACCTGAGCAGACGCCATCAATTCTGATTTAAAACTGGTATTTTTAATGTCTTCATTTAATTTAACCAAATATTGATCAGCATACATCTGAGCGTTAACTAGTGGATATACGGCACCAATTGAGAACAAAAATTCAAATTCTTTTTGTGTACCTTTTTTACCAAAGTAAGTAGCATGGTATCCCCAGTGATTGTTCTCATCTTTAAAGTAAGTTAGCTTAGGACCACTACCATTAAATGTTAATAAGGATCCTTGCTGACTTTTATACGTGGTTAACAAATAACTTGGTTGTTCGTAGCCATCCAAAAAGTCCAATTGCAAATGCCCTTGTGATTCATTGACGCGCACGTCTGACACTGTAGAACTAGTCTTTTGATTGACGTAGTCATGAACCTTGATTACTTCAACTTCATCGTCAAAGTTAATGGGAACGATACCATACTTAATGCCATAAACATTAGCTGCTTCCACGCTAGCAAAGCTCTCAACAATCAGATTAAAGATTTTACCTTGAGGAGTCGTAACGCTAAAAATTTCGTGCAGCATCCCTGTCTGCATATCCATGTTCTTATCGACAGTATCAACTTTGAAATAATTAACCGATGAATCTTCATCCCCAATTTTTATTCGAATATATCTGGGATCACATAGCCGGTTGATAACTTGATCATTAACGGGATAGCCAGTGTATTTTTCACCATACTGGATCTCATAATAATCATAAAATCCATTAATAAATAAACCCGGTGTTCCTCGGTAATTTGGATTGTTTCCTTGGAGTGGGTTTGAGTCTCTAACACCAAAATGTCCATTCGCAACGCTAAAAATCGTTTCTAGATATAACTGTTCTTTTGATTTGAGATTTTGTAAATGGATTTGAAATTCAGGTCGTTGTTCAATTCGCATTTCCATTCTCCTATTTTCTACTTATTTACTTATAAACCTAGTTAACTAACGATTAAAATGCAATGATTTAAGCTTAATTTCAATAAAAAAATCCTTACTAATTAAAGTAAGGATGTCAAAATATATTAAATTTACCAACTAGCCTTTTTAACACCAGGAAGTTGCCCTTCATGAGCTAACTTTCTGAAGTTAAGTCGAGACATGTGGAATTTGCGCATGTATGCATGAGGCCGACCATCAATCTCATCTCGATGATGGATACGTGTTGGTGAAGCATTTCGAGGTAGTTTACTTAATGCGGCATAATCGCCTTTAGCTTTAAGTTCACGTCTAATATCAGCATACTTAGCAACAGTTTTTTCTATTTTGAGTTCTTTTTGAATCTTAGATGTCTTTGCGATGAGTAAGTACCTTCCTTCATAAATAGTATTAATTACCATTTAAATATAACATTAACTTACTTTTTGTCAATAGAAAGTAAAAGATTCATTTGCAGAGTCCTCTGAAATGAATTAATAATGTTAATCCTATATAATATGATTAATTAACATTATAAGTTTTTGAATTAAAGAATTGTTTCCAAAGGAGAAATAAAGTATGAACAATAAATTACTTTCATTTCTGCAAGAAATCAAAGCTCAGGGAAATATGTCAAAAGCTGCCCAGGCACTATTCGTGACACAACCTTACATCAGTCGAGTAATCAAAAACTCTGAAGATCATTTCGGAGTAAAATTGATCAATCGTTCATCTCATCCTCTACAACTAACCTATGCGGGTGAAAGGCTTTTGGATTTCTTACAGGAAGAATCACAGTTACAGGCTAATTTGGATCGTGAAATGACCCACTTATCTCAATTTAAGTACGGGCATTTAACTATCGCTTCCAATGAGGCTGTGTCAAATGATGTTTACAAGCCAATCTTACTCAGATTTTACGAAAAATACCCAGAAATCCACGCACAAGTCATTTCAACTTCCAGTAGCGAAGCCGAACAACGCCTAACTGCTGGGTCCCTTGATTTTTTTGTTGGAGATCCAATTAAAAATCATAAAATTCAGTATTTACCTGTAGCAAATATCCCTTTAACATTAATAATTCCAAGTAATTCTGCAATATATCAACCTGATAAAACATTCGTTGATTTTAGCGACCTAAATCTGTCAAAGATAGCTGATGAATCGTTCATCAGCATTCCAAGAAACAACGCATATCATCGCTTAATTGCTAGTTTTTTAAGTCGCCAAGGCGCATCAGTTGAATACAGTATTGAAGTTCCAGATATTAGTCTTGCAGCTAGCTTAGCGCTCAACAATCTTGGACTTTCGATTATTCCAGAACCTTACGTAAAAAGTATCAAAACCGCATCACTTGATAATTTAAATATTGCTAGAATTCCAAACGAAACCTTAACAGCTGAATTTGGTATTTCCTATGTTAAATCCAATTTAACAGCTGAACCAGTTGATGACTTAGTAAATATCATTTCAAACGTATTTAAGGAAATTACCGCTAAATAAAAAGATTCACCTCACTAAACAGAGGCGAATCTTTTTTATTTATTAATCTTCAGAAACTACATTTTTTAAGTTGGTATTATTCAATAAAATATTTAAGATGACTGCGGTAAAACAGCCAATCACCATTCCGTTACTCATGATAACTTGAACAGATGAAGGTAGGTATTGAAATAGTCCTGGTTGAGTAGTCACACCGATTCCCATTCCGACAGAGATAGCGATAATTAAGAGGTTGCGCATGTTTAAGTCAACGGCAGATAACATCTTAATTCCTTGCGCACCAACCATACCAAACATAATCAGCATTGCGCCACCCAAGACTGAATTAGGAATCAAAGTTGCCACGGCACCAAACTTAGGAATCAATCCCAAAATCATTAACATCCCTGCAGAATAGTAAATGGGAGCTAACTTTTTAATCCCTGACAACTGCACGATACCAACGTTTTGAGAGAAAGTTGAGTATGGGAAGGTATTAAAAATTCCGCCCAAGATTGCGGCGATTCCTTCAGAACGGTATCCGCGAGCTAAATCATCATCAGTTAATTCTCGCTTAGTGATATCTGATAAAGCAAAGTAAACCCCTGTTGATTCAATCATACAGGTCAATGCAGCTAAAATTAGTGTGGCAATTGATGACCATTCGAATTTGGGTGTTGAAAAATAAAATAACTGCGGTAATTGCACCCAATGAGCTTGCCCAACTGAAGCAAAATCAACAGCTCCTAAACTAATCGCTAATAAAGTACCTAAAATAATTCCAATCAAAATCGCAATTTGCTTCATGAATCCACGTGCCCAAATATTAAGCACAATAATGACTAATGCGGTAAATGAACCAATCAACAAATGTTGCGGATCTCCAAAAGCCTTAGCAGTTGGATCACCTCCGCCGATATTTTGAAAAGCTACTGGCATTAAAGTAAAACCAATCAAAGTGATTAATGAACCGGTAACAACTGGTGGAAAATACTTGCGCAATTTAGCGAATTGCTTGGAAATCAGTAAGATAAATAGTCCCGCAACGATAATACCACCATACATATATCCTAAACCAAAGTTCTTACCAATCGATTGCAGTGGTGCCACATATTCGATAGCACATCCTAGCACGACCGGTAACCCAATGCCCGTAATTGGTGTTCGCCTAATTTGCAATAAAGTGGCGACACCACACATGAAGATATCCATTGAAACTAAGTATGTCATTTGCATGGCATTAAATCCTAGTGCGGTTCCGATTAGCAGCGGAACTAAAATATCTCCTGAATACATTGCCAATAAATGTTGTAATCCAAGAAGTGCGTTCCGAAGTTGTGAATCTGATTTGGGACTCGATACTTTATCCATTAGCTTCCACCTTTTCTACATCTTTTAAATTACGTTTAATCTTAACATCTGAATTCGTCTTTCACAACCTAAATCTTAATATTAAACGTTTTCAAAACAAATTCGTTCGTATTTAAAGGGTTTAAAAGTATTTGAGGCTAACATTATTCTATATTATGAGGTGCAAATGTAATGAAATAAAAAAATCGCCTGACTATTTAGAAATAATCAGACGATTTTTATTAATATAATTTACTTTTTAGTACCAACCATGTGATAACCAATGACGCTTGGCATTTACCCAACTACCATAACGGTTACTTACGTAACGATCAGCAGTCTTTTCTTGGTTAGCCTTTGAGTAATCACCATGTAAGTATGATGATGATAATTGATAACGACCAATATATTGTCCATTACGAGCACGATATGAACCACGTGATTCACGATAAGCAATCCATTCTTTAGCTTGCTTATTAGCTTTTGACAAGTTTGATTTGTATACTTTACTGGTCTTTGCGCTGGCTACTTCTGGAGTCACAACGCTTTCGAATGTGCCAAACAAAGTTAAGGCACTCATTAAAACAACAACTAATTTCTTGAAATTCATAAAAATAATTTTCTCCCTTAAGTTATTCAACGAGTACTAACTTACAATATTGGAATTACAACCAAGTATCTAAAAAGTTACATATATATTAATCATTGACGAAAATACGTAATATTCACGACATATAAGCAACTAATATCCGGTCAAACTCGCATTTAACAACGATATTTCCTATAATTAAGGCGATATTAATTTATTTTGGAGGGATATTATGAGTGACCAATTTAACGACATTACTAAAGAAGGTTATCAAATAATCGAACAAGAAATTGCTAATTTAAAAGCATCCCGCCCTGCCAAAATCAAAGCGTTAGCTGATGCGCGTGCTTTGGGAGACCTTTCCGAAAATGCTGAATACAGCTCTGCTAAGCGTGATTTACGCCATCTTGAAAGTCGTTTACGTTTTCTAACCAAGCAATTACAATATGCCAGAATTTACGAACCTAGTGACCAAGATATCGTCGAGATAGGCAAAACTGTTACCTTTGAGTTCACTGATACTCATGAGATTGATAGTTATCAAATCGTTGGCACTCCAGAAGTTGATATCGATCATGACAAAATATCCATTGCTTCGCCGATCGGTAAAGCTTTATTAGGTCACAAAACTGGTGACACAGTCAGCGTGACTGCACCAAACTCTGAATATCAAATTACCATTATAAAAATCACACTTAACGGAGGATAAAAATGTCTCAGTATTTTCAAGTTATCATGACGGCCGCTACGTCGTTTCCATTTATCGCATTCCTACTTACGTTTCCGGTCTTGCTGATTAACTATCATCGCTATGGTTCCATTTCTAAATGGAGCATCTTCATGACGTATACATTCATATTTTATTTAATGTGTGCGTACTTCCTAATAATCTTGCCATTGCCCCCATTGAGCTATGTTGAACATCTCACGACCCCTCGATATAACTTAAGACCATTTGTATTTATTTTAGAGTTCATTAGGGACAATCCATTATCTTTATTTCATCCGCGCACTTGGTTGCCAGCGATTGAAGCCCCAACTGTAATTCAGCCATTATTCAATATCTTTTTGACAGTTCCATTCGGTTTTTACCTTCGTAATTATTTCCACCGCGGAATCAAGCAAACTTTACTATTATCATTTTGTTTGTCCTTATTCTTTGAATTAACCCAATTAAGCGGCCTCTACGGAATCTATCCGCGTCCCTACAGACTATTTGATGTTGATGATTTAATGTTAAACACCTTGGGTGGTGTAGTGGGTTACTTGGTAGCCAAACCACTTGTTAAATGGTTACCGTCAAAAGAAAGAATCTTGCAGACCGCCTCGGTCCGGTCACAAACTGTTTCAATTTTTCGAAGAGCAGTTGGATTTGGTTGCGACATAATCACATTATTTATGACAATGTTATTGATCAACCTATTTCCGGTCTTCAGCAAAGCCACTAGTGAAATTGCCATTGTTTTAGCAATTATCGTGCCACAAATTATATGGCAAAAAAGTTTAGGGATGGCTTTGGTCCGCATCAAAGTTACTAATGCCATTGGTAATAGACCTCAGTGGTGGCAAATTGTCGTCCGCAACTTACTGGCCTATGGTGTTACTGGAGGTCTGATAATGATTGAACTGCAATTAATGGATTCCGATATCGCGATTTCTGCCACGCACCTGAGTTGGATTCATATATTGATTATCGGGTTAACGATTCCGATTCTCTTAATTATCATTGATTTTATAATGGAGATGTTTTCGAAAACGCACCAGCTATATTTTGAACGATTCAGTGGTACCGATACTCGGAACACATATGAAAATTAAACTATAAAAAGCCAGTCCACAGATTAATCTGTGGACTGGCTTTATTTATCATAGAAACTATTTTGTAAACATCTTTTTAATTCCCGAAATAACGAACGTTGGAATCGCTGATATGATAATGATTCCTACATATAGTGAAACTGTCAACGGAGCAGTTCCCATAACTTCATTGAAGAACGGAATTAAAGTAACTAATACCGATGAAGTTGCAGCAAAACCAACTGCATACGTCAATCGTGAATTTGAAAATGGATTTCTGTCATATAACGTCTTAGCACTTCTAGCGTCATAAACATGCCACAATTGGCCAAAGACTAATGTTAAGAATGCGATAGTTTGCGATTCAGCGACTGAATATCCGCTACTTGCGGCCCAAAGGAATGCTGCGAACACCAAACCACCCATGACGGTTCCTCTAAATAGCACGCGTCGGAGCATTCCGTTAGCTAAAATCGATTGGCTAGTATCTCTAGGAGCACTGGTCATCATGTTAGCTTCGGCCTCATCATACCCAAGAGCAAATGATGGCATTGAATCACTAACCATGTTGACCCACAACACCATTAACGCTGTTAACGTTGGGGTCACAGCTGATACTTCCCCAATCGTAGTATTGATCAACACTACTCCAAGTAATAGTGACAATACTTCGGCCACATTAGTTGTTAATTCGTGACGCATAAAGTTCAAAATGTTGCTGAAAATCGTTCGGCCAGATTCAACCGACGCTTCAATAGTCGTGAATTTATCATCCAACAAAATCAAATCGGCTGCGTCTTTAGTAACTTCAGTGCCATTGATTCCCATTGCGATTCCAATGTCTGCAGCCTTTAAAGCTGGAGCATCATTGATCCCATCACCGGTCATCCCGACAACTTGATGTTCACGTTGTAATTGTTGAACGATTCGTTGTTTGTGTTCAGGGGATACTCTGGCATAGACCCGAGTATCTAAAACTTTGCTCTTTAATTCATCATCGCTCATTGCTTCGATCTCACTACCAACGATCACATTTGCATTATCGTCTTTGATAATGCCTAAACGTTTGGCAATCGCCTTAGCAGTAGCCGCATGGTCACCGGTGATCATAACCACTTTGACTGAGGCCCCATCTAATTTACTGATGGCAGCTTTAACCTCTTCACGTGGCGGATCGATAATGCCGGCAATTCCTAAGAAGCAAAGGTCTTGTTCCAATTCTTCTGCAGAACCGTGTAAAGCCTGTTCTTCAGACACTTCGCGTTGTGTTAATGCAATCGTTCTTAGTGCATCATCCGCGAAGCCTAAGATTGTTTGATCAACTTCTGTGGCGATTTCTTGATAATCCACTTGCTTACCGTCCACTAACGCACTGGTAGTTTTAGTTGCCACTACATCAGGAGCACCCTTAGTTAAACTGTAGAATTTATCATCTTCTTTGATAACAACCGTCATCATTTTTCTAGTACTGTCAAAAGGAATAACTCTCAATACATCAATGTCTCGATCAGTTTCCTTTTCCATTAAACGGTCTCTAGTAAAACCAGCCTTTTGAGCCATTACGACCAACGAAACATCAGTTGGGTTACCAAATGGACGCCAATTCTGATTTTCATCAGGTTTGATTTCAGCTTCATTGTTAAGGGCCGCTACTTCGAAGAACCTGCGGTACTCATCAGAAGATTCGACGACTTTACAATCCTCGTCTAAGATATCTCCGACGGGAGTATAGCCATTCCCTTCAACGTAAAATTTATGGCGATTAGTATAAAATCTAGTAACCGTCATTTCATTTTTAGTCAACGTCCCAGTTTTGTCAGAAGCAACGTATGTCGTTGCTCCCAAAGTCTCCACACTACTAAGTGACTTAACTAATCCTTTTGATTTAGCAAGTAACTTGGCACCAACAGTTAGCACAATGGATAGCACAACGGGCATGGCATCTGGAATCGAAGCCACCGCAATAGCAATTGCAGTCGATGATATCCCAGCGATATCTGAAATCGTAATCGTACCCATATTCATAAATTGTTTAGTTAATTCAAACCCAACCGTGAAGACAATTATCCCACCAGCAATCAGCATTAATTTCTTACTTAAATCAAACACTGATTTTTCGATAGGTGTCTTTTGATCATCAGCCGATGTCATTAAATCAGCAATCTTACCAAGTTCTGTATCCATACCAGTAGCCACGATCACACCAATTCCGTTACCATTAACCACCATGGAACCGGAGAATCCCATGTTAGTCCGGTCGGCTAATTCTGTGTCATCATCAAGTGCATCAATGGTTTTATCAACAGCATCCGATTCACCTGTTAGTTGTGATTCATCAACTTGTAACTCAGCAGTTTTAAAGAAACGCATATCGCCTTCAATAAAATCACCAGACTTAACGCTAACAATATCCCCAGGAACTAGTTCATCAGTTTGAATTGAAGACCAACTTCCATCCCGCAGGACGTTTAAGTGTGGTTGGCGCATATCTCGCAACGCATCTAAAGATTTCTGTGCGCTTCTAGTTTGATGAAATGTTAACCCACCATTAATAAAAATGATGATTAAGATAGCCACTGCTTCATATAATGAAGCAACCGCATGTTCAGAATTTCCTGAATTAAATTCATAAAACGAGCTAAGAAACGCAATAACAACTGCCACCATCAAGATAATAATTAATGGTTCTTTGAAGCTTTCCAGAAACATTGCTATCGCAGATTTACTTTTATTTTGGGTAATTTCATTTGGACCGTAAGAATCTATTCGTTTACTTGCTTCAGTATTTGTTAGCCCAGTAGATCTGTTTGTACCAAGCTCTGAGATAACTGAATCCGTACTTTTGGAATACCAGTTCATATAAACCCCTCCATTTATTTCGATAATCAATCTGTTATTAAAATGATAACAAATCTACCAAATCATGTCATGGATTATCAACCGGAACTTCTTTGATAACTGCTGGTAAAACTTTTCTTTATGTAAAGAAAAAAGCTTAAGAACAATGTTCTTAAGCCATATTAATCTTTAATTTTATTTCGACGATAGCGATAGTAGATGGTAAACCCAACTACAACGATGGCAACAATCAATATGATTACTAACCACCCGTCGACAATATTTAAAATTTGTTGCCAAGCCTGACCAGCATAGTGGCCGATCAAAATTAAAACTGTGTTCCAAATTAGGGTTCCCAGAATAGTAAAACCACTAAATTTAATGAATGGATAGTTAACCATCCCAGCAGGAATTGAAATTAAGCTACGGACCACTGGCACACAACGACCAAATAAAATGGCCTTGCCACCGTATTTAGAAAAAAAACGAGCGGCTTTTTCAATATCGCCGCTTTTTAAATGGATGATTTTACCAACCCTACCAGACACAATTTTTTCTAACTGTTGAACACTCAACAACCGGCCAACGCCATATAAAGCAACTGCACCAATATATGCGCCGACCGTGGCAGCAATAATCGTCCCACCAATATTTAGCTCACTAGAAAGAGTTAGGTACCCAGCAAATACTAGGACCAATTCTGAAGGGATTGGTGGAAAAATATTTTCTAAGGCAATGAGAAAAATAATTCCCCAATAACCATATTGATTAATCAATTCGATAATTTGAGTTTGGCTCACTAATAGTCTCCCTCTTGTCATTTTAATTTGTAATTATAGCATATCTAATTAATAAAAAACTTCCACGACAACTCAATTAAATACGACTATAATTAGAACTTGAAAGGACTGATATATTTGAAAACAATCAAACTTGGTAACACTAATTTTGAAGCTTCTCAAATCGCTCTAGGAATCATGAGAATGGCTGGTCTTGAAACCAGCAAGGCTGCTGATGCAATTAATGCCGCAGTTGATACGGGTATTAATTACATTGACTCTGCCGATATTTACGGTGATGGTCAATCAGAAACCAAATTCAAAGAAGCCCTCAAACAGACGAATATTAGTCGTGACAAATTATTCATCCAATCAAAGGGTGGCATCGTACTTGATCCAAAAAGAAGTCACGATGGCTTAGTATTTGGTGCTCGTTACGATTTTTCTAAACAACATATCATTGACTCAGTCGATGGAATCCTTGAAAGATTAGGTGTCGATTACTTAGATTCATTCCTACTTCACCGTCCAGATCCATTGATGGAAGAAGCAGACATTTCTGACGCCTTTGATACTTTACAACGCGAAGGAAAAGTTCGTCACTTCGGTGTTTCAAACTTTAACCCTCTACAAGTTGAATTAGTTCAATCTTGGGTCAGCCAACGATTGATCATTAACCAACTGCAATTTAACGTTGTTCATTCTGGAATGGTAACCTCTGGGATGCACACTAACATGATCGATGACGGTAGTATTGACCACGATGGTGGTTTATTAGAATATTCTCGTCGCAAACACATGACGATTCAAGCATGGTCACCATTTAACTATGGCTTGTTTGACGGCATGTACATTAACGACCCTAAGTACTCTGAACTTAACGACAAGTTACAAGAACTTGCTGATAAGTATGGTGTTTCTAAGAACGCTATCGCAGTTGCTTGGATCGTTCGTCACCCTGCTCAAATCCAAGTATTACTTGGAACTATGAATCCTGAACATATCGTTGATAGTGCTAAGGGTGCTGATATAGAATTAACTAAGCAGGAATGGTATGATCTATACTTTGCTGCTGGTAATTATTTACCATAGGATTTTATAATTAATCCGTGAATGGCTAAGAGCTGATTTAATAGGCTCTTAGCCTTTTTTAGTTATTGCTGGTCCCGTAGTTTGCTGGTATGGTTAATTAAGCATATTTATTAAGGGGAATCATCATGGCAAAGAAACGTAATTCTTATCGTAAACGAACAACTCAAGGCACCCTTGGCGCCATCGTCATCTTAATTATAGTCTGGTTACTAAACGGCATGCCTGGCGGTGATTTGTTCAATAATTCATCAACTGAACAGGCCAACCGTGCCTCTGTAGAATCAACAAGCAAGTTGGCCAACCTGACATTTAAATCAGGTGATGATAGTGTGGTTTATATTAACCATGACCATGCCACACTTAATCCTAATGACTGGCAGACGAACAAAGTTGATTATCAAAACCTTGATAGTTACAACAGAACCAGTAACGCCAACGTGGCTTACTTGGAAAATAGCAACCTTGCGTCAGATAGCAATCGACAACGTCAATACGTCAAACCAACTGCTTGGCACCAAAAGTTCGTTGATGGTGACCCAATTATCAATCGTGGCCATTTAATTGCTTACTCATTATCGGGTGGCATCAATTCAGACGGTCAATATACCCACACAAATGTTGGTGATCAAAATAATCCTAAAAATTTGTTCACACAGACTGCATTTTCAAATCAAAAAATCCAAACGATTTATGAACAGAAAGTCCGACAGGCATTATATGATCACAAACGAGTAATCTTTTATGCTCGGCCAATCTTTAGGGGCTCTGAGTTAATGGCTCGTGGCATCCATCTACAGGCTGTCAGCACCGACAAAAGTTTAGATTTCAACGTTTATTTGTTTAACGTGCAACCTAAAGTCCAGTTCGATTATCAAACTGGGCGTTCTACAATTGATCGAAATTTCAAAGTTGCTGAACCAACTAATTAACTAAAATAAAAATGCTGCAATGTTTTGCATGAGGCTCATTTGGAGCGCCAGCAAAATTTTGCAGCATTTTTTATGATCAATCATTAAGCCCTTTGTGCACCATCAACAACGAATTCGGCTCCATTAGCAAACTTAGATTCATCACTACCTAAGTAAACACAGATTTCACCGATATCCTTTGGTTCACCCATGTGACCCATGGGAATCGTGCTAATGATTTGTTCTTTATAATTATCAGGAATGATATTAGTATCAATCCAACCTGGATGAACTGAGTTCACACGGATGTTTACCTTTTGTTGAGCAAGTTGTAAAGCAGTCGCATGAGTCAATAATCTAGTACCACCCTTAGTGGCTGAGTAAGCTGGATTCAATGGCAAGCCAACTAAACCAGCAACTGATGAAACGTTGATGATTGAACCATTACCATTGTTAGAATCCTTCATGGCTTTGATACCATATTTTTCACCTAAGAAGTTACCGGTTAAATTAATATCAATAATTTTTTGCCAATCTTCAAGTGACTGGTCCTCAATTTTAGAATTAGTACCACCAATTCCGGCATTATTGACCAAGATATCTACTTTACCGAATTTTTCGATGGTCTTAGCAATTGTGTTTTTCCAAGAGTCTTCATCGGCCACATCTTGTTGAACAAACAATGCCTTGTCATCACCGAATTTTTCAACAGCTTTCTTACCACCATCAACATTATGGTTAGCAGTCAAAACAACTTTGGCGCCTTCACGGACGTAACATTCTGCGATACCTAAACCGATACCAGCAACACCACCGGTAATAATTGCTACTTTATCTTTTAATCTATCCATAATTTATCCATCCCTTCAGCACAATATAAAACGTTTACAAGATTAGTATAGAGATGAAATTTTCAAATAACAATTAATACATCTTGAAATTATTTCCGTACTAAAACTCACAAACGTCGTTTGATGATAAAATTAATTGACCGATTCAATTATTAAGGAGTAAACACATGCCAACAATTACATCGATTATGAGAACTCAAGCTGAGGATCTTTGGAATAAGAGTTTCAACCATCCTTTTA encodes:
- a CDS encoding aldo/keto reductase codes for the protein MKTIKLGNTNFEASQIALGIMRMAGLETSKAADAINAAVDTGINYIDSADIYGDGQSETKFKEALKQTNISRDKLFIQSKGGIVLDPKRSHDGLVFGARYDFSKQHIIDSVDGILERLGVDYLDSFLLHRPDPLMEEADISDAFDTLQREGKVRHFGVSNFNPLQVELVQSWVSQRLIINQLQFNVVHSGMVTSGMHTNMIDDGSIDHDGGLLEYSRRKHMTIQAWSPFNYGLFDGMYINDPKYSELNDKLQELADKYGVSKNAIAVAWIVRHPAQIQVLLGTMNPEHIVDSAKGADIELTKQEWYDLYFAAGNYLP
- a CDS encoding DedA family protein; this translates as MSQTQIIELINQYGYWGIIFLIALENIFPPIPSELVLVFAGYLTLSSELNIGGTIIAATVGAYIGAVALYGVGRLLSVQQLEKIVSGRVGKIIHLKSGDIEKAARFFSKYGGKAILFGRCVPVVRSLISIPAGMVNYPFIKFSGFTILGTLIWNTVLILIGHYAGQAWQQILNIVDGWLVIILIVAIVVVGFTIYYRYRRNKIKD
- a CDS encoding cation-translocating P-type ATPase; protein product: MNWYSKSTDSVISELGTNRSTGLTNTEASKRIDSYGPNEITQNKSKSAIAMFLESFKEPLIIILMVAVVIAFLSSFYEFNSGNSEHAVASLYEAVAILIIIFINGGLTFHQTRSAQKSLDALRDMRQPHLNVLRDGSWSSIQTDELVPGDIVSVKSGDFIEGDMRFFKTAELQVDESQLTGESDAVDKTIDALDDDTELADRTNMGFSGSMVVNGNGIGVIVATGMDTELGKIADLMTSADDQKTPIEKSVFDLSKKLMLIAGGIIVFTVGFELTKQFMNMGTITISDIAGISSTAIAIAVASIPDAMPVVLSIVLTVGAKLLAKSKGLVKSLSSVETLGATTYVASDKTGTLTKNEMTVTRFYTNRHKFYVEGNGYTPVGDILDEDCKVVESSDEYRRFFEVAALNNEAEIKPDENQNWRPFGNPTDVSLVVMAQKAGFTRDRLMEKETDRDIDVLRVIPFDSTRKMMTVVIKEDDKFYSLTKGAPDVVATKTTSALVDGKQVDYQEIATEVDQTILGFADDALRTIALTQREVSEEQALHGSAEELEQDLCFLGIAGIIDPPREEVKAAISKLDGASVKVVMITGDHAATAKAIAKRLGIIKDDNANVIVGSEIEAMSDDELKSKVLDTRVYARVSPEHKQRIVQQLQREHQVVGMTGDGINDAPALKAADIGIAMGINGTEVTKDAADLILLDDKFTTIEASVESGRTIFSNILNFMRHELTTNVAEVLSLLLGVVLINTTIGEVSAVTPTLTALMVLWVNMVSDSMPSFALGYDEAEANMMTSAPRDTSQSILANGMLRRVLFRGTVMGGLVFAAFLWAASSGYSVAESQTIAFLTLVFGQLWHVYDARSAKTLYDRNPFSNSRLTYAVGFAATSSVLVTLIPFFNEVMGTAPLTVSLYVGIIIISAIPTFVISGIKKMFTK
- a CDS encoding DNA/RNA non-specific endonuclease; its protein translation is MAKKRNSYRKRTTQGTLGAIVILIIVWLLNGMPGGDLFNNSSTEQANRASVESTSKLANLTFKSGDDSVVYINHDHATLNPNDWQTNKVDYQNLDSYNRTSNANVAYLENSNLASDSNRQRQYVKPTAWHQKFVDGDPIINRGHLIAYSLSGGINSDGQYTHTNVGDQNNPKNLFTQTAFSNQKIQTIYEQKVRQALYDHKRVIFYARPIFRGSELMARGIHLQAVSTDKSLDFNVYLFNVQPKVQFDYQTGRSTIDRNFKVAEPTN
- a CDS encoding glucose 1-dehydrogenase gives rise to the protein MMDRLKDKVAIITGGVAGIGLGIAECYVREGAKVVLTANHNVDGGKKAVEKFGDDKALFVQQDVADEDSWKNTIAKTIEKFGKVDILVNNAGIGGTNSKIEDQSLEDWQKIIDINLTGNFLGEKYGIKAMKDSNNGNGSIINVSSVAGLVGLPLNPAYSATKGGTRLLTHATALQLAQQKVNIRVNSVHPGWIDTNIIPDNYKEQIISTIPMGHMGEPKDIGEICVYLGSDESKFANGAEFVVDGAQRA